A single region of the Roseivivax sp. THAF197b genome encodes:
- a CDS encoding c-type cytochrome, whose amino-acid sequence MPRFLFLTLPALALVTACMPEPPVSGAMLYSKNCSGCHGADATGGGEAAGRGTTPPDLTRIAARRDGIWPMLEVMSIIDGYAKGTNPRAGMPAFSGFLDPPLVPFDTGNGVTVEAPRNLIALVEYLETIQSPPPTDYVP is encoded by the coding sequence ATGCCCCGTTTCCTGTTCCTGACCTTGCCCGCGCTGGCGCTGGTAACGGCCTGCATGCCGGAGCCCCCGGTGTCGGGCGCCATGCTCTATTCGAAGAATTGTTCCGGCTGTCACGGCGCGGACGCCACCGGCGGTGGCGAGGCGGCGGGGCGCGGCACCACGCCTCCGGACCTGACCCGCATTGCCGCGCGCCGCGATGGCATCTGGCCGATGCTGGAAGTGATGTCGATCATCGACGGCTATGCGAAGGGCACCAATCCGCGCGCGGGCATGCCGGCCTTCTCGGGCTTTCTCGATCCGCCGCTCGTGCCATTCGATACCGGCAACGGGGTCACCGTCGAGGCGCCGCGCAACCTGATCGCGCTCGTTGAGTATCTGGAGACGATCCAGTCGCCCCCACCCACCGATTACGTGCCCTGA
- the ureG gene encoding urease accessory protein UreG: protein MTQMNGPLRVGIGGPVGAGKTTLTARLAERLKHDFSIGVITNDIYTQEDAEALMRMQILPADRVIGVETGGCPHTAIREDASINLAAVDEMQKRHPDVEIVLIESGGDNLSATFSPELADVTIYVIDVAAGEEIPRKGGPAITRSDILVINKTDLAPHVGASLEVMERDATRVRQGRPFLFTALRHGEGVDAVIAALQEAGGLVPQPA, encoded by the coding sequence ATGACACAGATGAACGGACCCCTGCGCGTGGGCATCGGTGGCCCTGTCGGCGCGGGCAAGACCACGCTGACCGCGCGGCTCGCCGAACGGCTGAAGCACGACTTCTCCATCGGGGTGATCACCAACGACATCTACACGCAGGAAGATGCCGAGGCGCTGATGCGGATGCAGATCCTGCCCGCCGACCGCGTGATCGGGGTGGAGACGGGCGGCTGCCCGCACACCGCGATTCGCGAAGATGCCTCGATCAACCTCGCCGCTGTCGACGAGATGCAGAAACGCCACCCGGATGTGGAGATCGTGCTGATCGAGAGCGGCGGCGACAACCTGTCCGCGACCTTCAGCCCCGAGCTCGCCGATGTGACGATCTACGTGATCGACGTAGCGGCGGGCGAGGAGATTCCCCGCAAGGGTGGCCCCGCGATCACCCGCTCGGATATCCTCGTCATCAACAAGACCGACCTTGCGCCGCATGTGGGCGCCTCGCTCGAGGTGATGGAGCGGGACGCGACCCGCGTACGCCAGGGGCGCCCCTTCCTGTTCACCGCCTTGCGCCATGGTGAGGGCGTCGATGCGGTGATTGCGGCCCTGCAGGAGGCAGGGGGGCTGGTGCCGCAACCGGCCTGA
- a CDS encoding urease accessory protein UreF, which translates to MSIEDDLLILAQWLSPAYPLGAFAWSQGLEMAIADGHVTDAATLRDWITDTLEHGAGRSDAILIRLGHAVDATDLADLNDTALAFAPSEERRAEITRQGAAFCKTTAATSKIELPELVLPVALGRAARLARVNIDLTAALYLQSQVSNLVSAAQRLMALGQTEAQGVVADLRPLCRVIAEATRGTTEDDLYSAAFMADIASMRHETLQPRLFQS; encoded by the coding sequence ATGAGCATTGAAGACGACCTCCTGATCCTCGCGCAATGGCTGTCGCCCGCCTATCCGCTGGGCGCCTTCGCCTGGTCGCAGGGGCTGGAGATGGCGATTGCCGACGGGCACGTGACCGATGCCGCCACGTTGCGGGACTGGATCACCGATACGCTGGAACACGGGGCCGGACGGTCGGATGCGATCCTGATCCGGCTGGGCCACGCAGTCGACGCGACCGACCTCGCGGACCTCAACGACACTGCGCTTGCCTTTGCGCCATCGGAGGAGCGCCGCGCCGAAATCACCCGGCAGGGCGCGGCTTTCTGCAAAACGACCGCCGCCACCTCCAAGATCGAGCTGCCGGAACTGGTCCTGCCGGTGGCATTGGGGCGGGCGGCGCGGCTGGCGCGTGTGAATATCGACCTGACCGCAGCGCTTTATCTGCAATCGCAGGTCTCCAACCTCGTCTCGGCCGCGCAGCGGCTGATGGCCTTGGGCCAGACCGAGGCACAGGGCGTGGTCGCCGATCTGCGCCCACTCTGCCGCGTTATTGCCGAGGCCACGCGCGGCACGACCGAAGATGATCTTTACAGCGCGGCCTTCATGGCTGACATCGCATCCATGCGGCACGAAACCCTGCAACCGAGGCTTTTCCAGTCATGA
- a CDS encoding urease accessory protein UreE, with translation MTDLPIAQTLHRKAAHDGDPVCRLDYAARFLRRKRLTTEDGRAFIVDLAQTTSLDDGDVLELTDGSRVAIRAAEEAVLEIRGENLPRLAWHIGNRHTPCQIEADHLKIQNDPVIAHMLEHLDAEIAEATAPFTPEGGAYGHGRTHSHEHGATAHSHSQSHSHSHSHSHTETHVHPHDHADAAHEH, from the coding sequence ATGACCGACCTGCCCATCGCCCAAACCCTGCACCGCAAGGCCGCTCACGACGGCGACCCAGTCTGCCGGCTCGACTACGCGGCACGCTTCCTACGCCGCAAGCGTCTGACCACCGAGGATGGCCGCGCCTTCATCGTCGATCTCGCGCAGACCACCTCGCTCGATGATGGCGATGTGCTGGAACTTACCGATGGCAGCCGTGTCGCGATCCGCGCCGCCGAGGAAGCGGTGCTTGAAATCCGCGGCGAAAACCTGCCACGCCTCGCCTGGCATATCGGCAACCGGCACACGCCCTGTCAGATCGAGGCGGATCATCTGAAGATCCAGAACGACCCGGTGATTGCGCATATGCTCGAGCACCTGGATGCGGAGATCGCGGAGGCCACCGCCCCCTTCACGCCCGAAGGCGGGGCTTACGGGCATGGCCGGACCCACAGCCATGAACATGGCGCGACCGCGCATTCCCACAGCCAGAGCCACAGTCACAGTCACAGCCACAGCCACACCGAAACGCATGTCCATCCTCACGACCATGCAGACGCCGCGCATGAGCATTGA